From a region of the Dictyostelium discoideum AX4 chromosome 2 chromosome, whole genome shotgun sequence genome:
- a CDS encoding hypothetical protein (F15D4.4 PROTEIN. 6/101) translates to MSTKYLIILLILTISKISGFNEIEQKSIENYHNYIRIKAKLFGAEPKSPLNQVKWSNDIANKVQTFVSQCNLGVPQNIEGTGFALFKVMGKEFDPVDILNRTFERSAPLYDWSTGNCKPDQCCDTYQTMIWNTSTSVGCASSYCSSGSYNFFVCGYYPIGNFAGIKPYTPKVQSQLTENGSGGGDTKLEPSVKPISINVSSRFILPTSSTGDVDWKSLGFVTSIKNQGQCGGCYSFATCAALESAYLIKNNLPNTDIDLSEQNFVSCVNYGCGGGNGQSCLDKLKSTGIMYETSYPYKAVTGSCPNVIQSPQPFKWTGYSNIQGNKEAFLNALKSGPIYASLYVDSGFQLYKSGIYSCSQSSTPNHAITIVGYSSADNSYLIKNSWGTIYGESGYIRLKEGSCNLYSFTGITTQV, encoded by the coding sequence atgtccacaaaatatttaataatattattaattttaacaatttccaaaatttccggatttaatgaaattgaacaaAAATCAATAGAAAATTATCATAATTACATAAGAATTAAAGCTAAATTATTTGGAGCAGAACCAAAGTCACCACTGAATCAAGTTAAATGGTCAAATGATATTGCAAATAAAGTTCAAACATTTGTTAGTCAATGTAATTTAGGAGTACCACAAAATATTGAAGGAACTGGTTTTGCATTGTTTAAAGTGATGGGAAAAGAGTTTGATCCAGTTGACATTTTAAATAGAACTTTTGAAAGATCAGCACCACTATACGATTGGAGTACTGGTAATTGTAAACCTGATCAATGCTGCGACACTTATCAAACTATGATATGGAATACTTCAACTTCTGTTGGTTGTGCAAGTTCATACTGTTCAAGTGGTAGTTATAATTTCTTTGTCTGTGGATATTATCCAATTGGTAATTTTGCAGGTATTAAGCCATATACACCAAAAGTGCAATCACAACTCACCGAAAATGGCAGCGGCGGCGGCGACACTAAATTAGAACCATCAGtaaaaccaatttcaattaatgttTCATCTCGATTTATTTTACCAACAAGTTCAACTGGCGATGTTGATTGGAAATCATTAGGATTTGtaacatcaattaaaaatcaagGTCAGTGTGGTGGTTGTTACTCATTTGCAACATGTGCAGCATTGGAAAGTgcttatttaattaaaaataatcttcCAAATACtgatattgatttatcaGAGCAAAACTTTGTTAGTTGTGTAAATtatggttgtggtggtggaaATGGTCAATCATGtttagataaattaaaatccaCTGGTATTATGTATGAAACTAGTTATCCATATAAAGCTGTTACTGGAAGTTGTCCAAATGTAATTCAAAGTCCACAACCATTTAAATGGACAGGTTATTCAAATATTCAAGGTAATAAAGAAGCATTTTTAAATGCATTAAAATCAGGTCCAATCTATGCATCATTATATGTGGATAGTGGTTTCCAACTTTATAAATCTGGAATTTATTCATGTTCTCAATCTTCAACACCCAATCATGCAATTACAATCGTTGGTTACTCAAGTGCTGATAATTcctatttaattaaaaatagttggGGTACAATTTATGGAGAATCCGGTTATATTCGTTTAAAAGAAGGTTCATGTAATTTATATTCTTTTACTGGTATAACTACACaagtttaa
- the dph5 gene encoding diphthamide biosynthesis protein 5 has translation MVLYIIGLGLGDEKDVTIKGFEAIKKSSKIYLEAYTSLLGGSTSIEALEKFYEKKIIIADREMVESGCEEMLKESTENDVSFLVVGDPFGATTHTDLVIRAKELSIPVKVIHNASIMNAIGCCGLQLYSYGQTISMVFFTETTKPDSWYDRVKINRVNGMHTLCLLDIKVKEQSIENMCRGRLIYEPPRFMTVNQCIEQLLEIEEIRKEKVYDQDTLCIGLSRVGQDDQQIISGTMKELLDVDFGAPLHSFIICGDMHFIEKEYFETFRVKKN, from the coding sequence atggtattatatattattggATTGGGATTAGGTGATGAAAAAGATGTAACAATTAAAGGATTTGAAGCAATAAAGAAATCAagtaaaatttatttagaaGCATATACATCATTATTAGGTGGATCAACATCAATTGAAGCATTAGAGaaattttatgaaaaaaagattattatagCCGATAGAGAAATGGTTGAATCAGGTTGCGAAGAAATGTTAAAAGAATCAACAGAGAATGATGTTTCATTTTTAGTTGTAGGTGACCCATTCGGAGCAACAACTCATACAGATTTAGTTATTCGTGCTAAAGAATTATCGATTCCAGTTAAAGTGATTCACAATGCCTCAATTATGAATGcaattggttgttgtggtcTTCAATTATATAGTTATGGTCAAACCATATCAATGGTATTCTTTACAGAAACCACCAAACCCGATAGTTGGTACGATCGTGTTAAAATCAATCGTGTCAATGGTATGCATACCCTCTGCTTATTAGATATCAAAGTTAAAgaacaatcaattgaaaatatgtGTCGTGGTCGTTTAATTTATGAACCACCAAGATTCATGACCGTTAATCAATGTATTGAACAACTCTTGGAAATTGAAGAAATACGTAAAGAAAAAGTTTACGATCAAGATACCCTATGCATTGGTTTATCTCGTGTTGGTCAAGATGATCAACAAATCATTTCTGGTACTATGAAAGAATTATTAGATGTTGATTTTGGTGCTCCACTTCATTCTTTTATCATTTGTGGTGATATGCATTTCattgaaaaagaatattttgaaacttttagagttaaaaaaaattaa
- the spnA gene encoding protein serine/threonine phosphatase encodes MKKMLFMNKKEKKEEQSPAHSSLAQQHQLAQQQYQLQQQQLQLQYQQHQQQLQLAQQQKQNEQNLAQLSTSTSSNSSVNNTTNTNTNTTNSSSISSNNNNNNNTAVPILKAHDFCGTIMILGHTESGKTTLQRQLEFIYGVTDPTDAKHYQRLIYGNTLATLIRFIENSERLNITLSPDNLARVKRIQSQPVELARNRLPRFPLKLGWDCKCIWEDKVIQSVYNHSKICSEIRTPGRPKYYMDRMFKVFDPSYTPTEMDIISAYDQKDTIQSSAIIHKRFKVDLFGCSGKQSSPKNWVGLHQNYKPNYIFYVVALKDYFSDHLVATQNTDPTIVEMCNNHIHRNLLLESLNSFETLTKSELFDKSLAIYLIFNTSDIFYENIKQYDLKSCFSEYEGGNDPEKAVSFISNKFTKFLQNKDKPYKSHIVNLLDKNNVREEFEGIFDSLKIDAEKRGFTTPYNQSNSSPVSSIGSNSSRNSRLPNTSVSIPGLYSSDNDNTRLKNVNNNNNNNNNTTTYGSSTFPSSVISTTGSISNSIASAMDNDSSYSNESSPTSSMTLLPTTTTTTTTTTTTATTTDSTNNNNNNATVVIGKGKPPKEPKPVKPPKEPKPPKEPKPPKEPKPPKEPKPIKEPKEKPVKESKPPKEPKPIKEPKESKEPKEPKEPKPTKPPKEKKTSKVDGAAESKKNGADSCGNGGVGSKIKLESGFGSLQGRRKNMEDTHVILNNLMGAVTYNGPPKDIPISYYAVYDGHGGTETSTLLEPTVHNCLVNSQSFRDGDYEQAFRDAYAEADDIVIEKCEKSGSTGVSALLVGNKLYTANVGDSEIVLARAQPNANPKGPVTYEPVLLSYKHLASDDQEKKRVTDLGGMIIFNRLFGSLAVSRSFGDKEYKEGEKKFCVSDPYQTTTDLTARDHFFILACDGLWDKVEYDEAVQFVQRNIKLGKSATEISELLAQDSYDRGSGDNITVLVVILNWN; translated from the exons atgaagaaaatgttatttatgaataaaaaagaaaagaaagaagaaCAGTCACCAGCTCATAGTAGTTTagcacaacaacatcaattggcacaacaacaatatcaattacagcaacaacaattacaattacaatatcaacagcatcaacaacaattacaattagcacaacaacaaaaacaaaatgaacaAAATTTAGCGCAATTATCAACTTCGACATCATCAAATAGTAGTGttaataatactactaatacaaatacaaatacaacaaattcatcatcGATATCAtctaataacaataataataataatacagcGGTACCAATATTAAAAGCACATGATTTTTGTGGAACTATTATGATATTAGGACATACAGAGAGTGGTAAAACTACATTACAAAGACAGTTGGAATTTATATATGGCGTTACAGATCCAACCGATGCAAAGCATTATCAACGTTTGATTTATGGTAATACATTGGCAACGTTAATTCGTTTCATTGAGAATAGTGAAAGATTAAATATAACCTTATCACCTGATAATTTAGCTCGAGTTAAAAGAATACAAAGTCAACCAGTTGAATTGGCTAGAAATAGATTACCAAGATTCCCCCTAAAATTAGGTTGGGATTGTAAATGTATTTGGGAAGATAAAGTAATTCAATCAGTTTATAATCATTCAAAAATTTGTTCAGAAATTAGAACTCCTGGTAGACCAAAATA TTATATGGATAGAATGTTTAAAGTATTTGATCCAAGTTATACACCCACAGAGATGGATATTATTAGTGCATATGATCAAAAGGATACTATTCAATCATCAGCAATCATtcataaaagatttaaagtGGATTTATTTGGATGTTCAGGTAAACAATCTTCACCAAAGAATTGGGTTGGTTTACATCAAAATTATAAAccaaattatatattttatgtTGTAGCTTTAAAAGA ttatttTTCAGATCATTTAGTTGCAACACAAAATACAGATCCAACAATTGTTGAAATGTGTAATAATCATATTCatagaaatttattattagaatcattaaattcatttgaaacTTTAACAAAAtctgaattatttgataaatcattagcaatttatttaatttttaatacaaGTGATATCttttatgaaaatattaaacaatatgatttaaaatcttgTTTCTCTGAATATGAAGGTGGTAATGATCCTGAAAAAGCTGTATCTTttatatcaaataaatttacaaaattc ttacaaaataaagataaaccATATAAAAGTCatattgtaaatttattagataaaaataatgttagAGAAGAGTTTGAAGGTATTTTTGatagtttaaaaattgatgCAGAGAAAAGAGGTTTTACAACACCTTATAATCAATCAAATTCATCACCAGTTTCATCAATTGGTTCAAATTCATCTAGGAATAGTCGTTTACCAAATACTTCAGTTTCAATACCTGGATTATATAGtagtgataatgataatactcgattaaaaaatgtaaataataataataataacaacaataatacaacaacatATGGATCATCAACATTCCCAAGTTCAGTTATATCAACAACTGGTAGTATAAGTAATTCAATTGCAAGTGCAATGGATAATGATAGTAGTTATAGTAATGAATCATCACCAACTTCTTCAATGACATTATTaccaactactactactacaacaacaacaaccactaccacagcaacaacaacagactctactaataataataacaataatgcAACGGTAGTAATTGGAAAAGGAAAACCACCAAAAGAACCAAAACCTGTAAAACCACCTAAAGAACCAAAACCACCAAAAGAACCAAAACCACCAAAAGAACCAAAACCACCAAAAGaaccaaaaccaataaaAGAACCAAAAGAAAAACCTGTAAAGGAATCAAAACCACCAAAAGaaccaaaaccaattaaagaaccaaaagaatcaaaagaACCAAAAGAACCAAAAgaaccaaaaccaacaaaaCCACCAAAGGAGAAGAAGACAAGTAAAGTCGATGGTGCAGCTGAATCTAAAAAGAATGGTGCTGATAGTTGCGGtaatggtggtgttggtagTAAAATTAAACTTGAATCTGGTTTCGGTTCACTACAAGGTAGAAGAAAGAATATGGAGGATACTCATGTGATTTTGAATAATCTAATGGGGGCAGTAACCTACAATGGTCCACCAAAGGATATACCAATCTCATACTATGCAGTTTATGATGGTCATGGTGGTACTGAAACCTCAACACTCTTGGAGCCAACAGTTCATAATTGTTTGGTCAATTCTCAAAGTTTCCGAGATGGTGACTATGAACAAGCTTTCCGTGATGCATACGCTGAAGCTGATGATattgtaattgaaaaatgTGAAAAGAGTGGTAGCACAGGTGTATCGGCTCTATTGGTTGGAAATAAACTCTACACTGCAAATGTAGGCGATTCAGAGATAGTTTTAGCACGTGCTCAACCAAATGCAAATCCTAAAGGACCCGTCACCTATGAACCGGTTTTACTCTCCTACAAACATTTGGCAAGTGATGACCAAGAAAAGAAGAGAGTCACCGATTTGGGTGGTATGATCATTTTCAATCGTTTGTTTGGTTCATTGGCTGTTAGTAGATCGTTTGGTGATAAGGAGTACAAAGAGGGTGAAAAGAAGTTTTGTGTCTCTGATCCTTATCAAACAACAACCGATCTCACTGCTCGTGATCATTTCTTCATTTTGGCTTGTGATGGTCTTTGGGATAAGGTCGAATATGATGAAGCCGTTCAATTTGTTCaaagaaatataaaattgGGAAAAAGTGCAACTGAAATTTCAGAATTATTAGCTCAAGATTCTTATGATAGAGGTTCAGGTGATAATATCACTGTTTTAGTTgtaattttgaattggaattaa
- the rtc1 gene encoding RNA 3'-terminal phosphate cyclase — translation MGKNKNYNKNQFKKSKTNNDTTVAQQQQTIEEKPDFKIDGSILEGGGQILRNSVALASLFNKAISIEKIRYNRDQPGLKNQHKAGIDLMSRLFKAHLTGCSVGSCKLYYQPTQKTIQDDGVIEADTKTAGSICLMIQVSLPCLIFAPHSTKMVLGGGTNCDFAPAADYIQNVFLPIATTMGFKCEMSIDKRGFYPKGGGAVTLTTQPLTQPLSPITIVNKGEVNRIVIKSYFTSPRISPLVAERMNNTAKKLIKKDFKKVDVETELIDVSKFSFGDGTFIEIRAYTDQGCIFGATGNGAIGVPAEKVAEDAANSLLKDLQDGGCMDEYLQDQLIIFMALAKGKSQIKTGPISLHTQTSIHITSLMTGAIFTITPLTNNTQSGEETNLITCEGISYFPSDLNNNNNNSNSNTTTTTTTTTISTTTIDNQNSEEK, via the coding sequence atgggtaaaaataaaaattataataaaaatcaatttaaaaaatcaaaaacaaataatgataCCACAGtagcacaacaacaacaaacaattgaagaaaaaccagattttaaaattgatggaTCAATTTTAGAAGGTGGTGGTCAAATTTTAAGAAATTCAGTTGCATTagcatcattatttaataaagccatttcaattgaaaagatTAGGTATAATAGAGATCAACCAGGATTGAAAAATCAACATAAAGCtggtattgatttaatgTCACGTTTATTTAAAGCTCATTTAACAGGTTGTAGTGTTGGTTCATGTAAACTTTATTATCAACCAACACAAAAGACAATTCAAGATGATGGTGTAATTGAAGCTGATACTAAAACAGCTGGTAGTATTTGTTTGATGATTCAAGTTTCATTACCATGTTTAATCTTTGCACCACATTCCACAAAGATGGTATTGGGTGGTGGAACAAATTGTGATTTTGCACCAGCTGCAGACTATATTCAAAATGTTTTCCTACCAATTGCAACAACTATGGGATTTAAATGTGAGATGAGTATTGATAAAAGAGGGTTCTACCCAAAGGGCGGCGGCGCTGTCACATTGACAACCCAACCACTCACACAACCACTCTCGCCAATCACCATAGTGAATAAGGGTGAGGTGAATAGAATTGTAATCAAGTCCTATTTCACGTCGCCTAGAATATCACCATTGGTAGCAGAGAGGATGAATAACACtgcaaagaaattaataaaaaaggatTTTAAAAAGGTGGATGTTGAAACAGAGTTAATCGATGTGAGTAAATTTAGTTTTGGTGATGGTACATTCATTGAAATTAGGGCATACACCGACCAAGGTTGTATATTTGGTGCAACTGGAAATGGTGCAATTGGTGTACCTGCTGAAAAAGTCGCAGAAGATGCTGCAAATTCTTTACTCAAAGATTTGCAAGATGGTGGTTGTATGGATGAATACCTTCAAGATCaattaatcattttcatGGCTTTAGCAAAAGGTAAAAGTCAAATTAAAACTGGTCCAATCTCATTACATACTCAAACTTCAATTCATATAACATCTTTAATGACTGGTGCTATTTTTACAATTACACCATTAACTAATAATACTCAATCTGGTGAAgaaacaaatttaataactTGTGAAGGTATTAGTTATTTTCCAtctgatttaaataataataataataatagtaatagtaatactactactactacaactaccaCTACAATTTCAACTACAACTATTGATAACCAAAATAGtgaagaaaaataa
- the pkgA gene encoding MAST family protein kinase — protein sequence MYNSQQQNIIKINKQDTDGRLQLFIVDAKRTLRNSSIELESSQIYIDVTKRLIDIASLFCKQEEIQYESFAEELLSILNSTQFKILGKCRELVIKLLTIIAKYARVNQLLGIESKDRSPSSSINKNNGFDQLYDFELNRIDENNNNNNNNNNNNNNNNNKNKTISPTHQTIQATIPSPKLQPFLDHDDKDDKEIIDIVSNKDKDQLNGVDDVDLSNTSGISCKEIFEKNPINFQKSHYRCLSYSPKLLEQQLQQKLVNQQIKLKNGKPSPIKRPSPPLPPPQQQQKEQQKEQKEQQKEQQKEQQKEQQKEQEQKQQEPQKYVKFEIQKSPPSNLLPPLPISSSNISNEISKQQQQQQQQQQQQQQQQQQQQQQQQQQQQQQIAQPPPPQSITSPQTISANNNILTTPLSSQPTQSLETPSTIKPPLLSRRVSDIIYSKNETNLNIKEPIHSKDIIPTPLETNVGGGGGEITKKVVGSEENLLSSSSEEETLSTSEEHDEYTTSTSGEDEEEDEDDDNIYNTNHYEISERKLKNKRPFKKTHVHHSLSANSPLSRKPYESPVFLLDPRLNDLKTSSDEYILKRPLVRSKSFSPNKEEEQIKKEPYRKLARSFSEIPSVKLIEDHNDDSQMAMCRICEEPIHSSLLEDHSKICAMANEEDMKAMNVDDHLRAVAKILLTRSNDIPHEKRKMIIELREIALFAVENGIKENLKMIHIMNDIIKNFDPKDDNRELAIKIQSLISDKVNALKRADDVINSSPRIFRTNSPRILKSPREEELSQTPLGGRLRSDSDPVHQTQIEYKPKGVPTISDFEFIKPITKGGYGKVFLAKKIRTGDIYAIKRLKKSDMIKKNQLDHVKVERNILAYTSNPFVVKMYYSFQTKEYYYLVMEYLQGGDCFSLLQMLGSMDENMAKMIIAETVLALEYLHSHGIVHRDVKPDNLLIDKKGHIKLTDFGLSKVGLLDRQTVVPPSYFSPTLSGKNNQSSSSSSVSNIGGSNTIGSNISSTNNNNNNNNTTGATMVGGHVINTETPIPSNTAIPAKKEKKLLSLAQSKSLFSASSSPSIPSLNLLNSDKPISPMMMGVKGFIPPPPINQQPISNIPTTTTTTTTTTTGQQSQQQSQQQQQTTPPLPPHNIHRKLSCVGTPDYLAPEILLGIGHGASADWFSLGVILYEFLCGVSPFNGSSVQETFQNILQRNISWPEDMSPEARDLIDKLLALDPRQRLGFNGAEEIKSHPFFKSINWKTILTQEPYFKPKIENLQDTSYFDPRKEIYKVSDDFAESCKPFVQNQNQNKESSTILTTSPPSTSSTTATATATTSNLDSITINQNTNANFDDFLYVNFQSLLELNKNYLAEAKPFNSNHRRRNST from the exons ATGTACAATagtcaacaacaaaatataataaaaattaataaacaagaTACAGATGGTAGACTACAACTCTTTATTGTGGATGCCAAAAGAACTTTAAgaaattcatcaattgaattagaATCATCACAAATTTATATAGATGTAACTAAAAGATTAATTGATATAGCTAGTTTATTTTGTAAACAAGAGGAGATTCAATATGAAAGCTTTGCTGAAGAATTactatcaattttaaattcaacacaatttaaaatcttaGGTAAATGTAGAGAATTGGTAATTAAACTTTTAACAATCATTGCAAAATATGCAAGAGTTAATCAATTACTTGGTATTGAATCAAAAGATAGATCCCCTTCatcttcaataaataaaaataatggttttGATCAACTATatgattttgaattgaatagaattgatgaaaataataataataataataataataataataataataataataataataataaaaataaaacaatttctCCAACTCATCAAACAATACAAGCAACAATTCCATCACCAAAACTACAACCATTTTTAGATCATGATGATAAAGATGATAAAGAAATCATTGATATAGTTagtaataaagataaagatcaACTCaatggtgttgatgatgttgatctTTCTAATACTTCAGGTATCTCTTGTaaagaaatttttgaaaaaaaccCAATAAACTTTCAAAAATCACACTATAGATGTTTATCCTATTCACCAAAGTTATTagaacaacaattacaacaaaaacTAGTTAATCAACAAATTAAGTTGAAAAATGGTAAACCTTCCCCAATTAAGCGTCCTTctccaccactaccaccaccacaacaacaacaaaaagaacaacaaaaagaacaaaaagaacaacaaaaagaacaacaaaaagaacaacaaaaagaacaacaaaaagaacaagaacaaaaacaacaagaaccTCAAAAATATGTAAAGTTTGAAATACAAAAATCACCTCCTTCAAATCTTTTACCACCTTTACCAATTAGTTcttcaaatatttcaaacGAAATTAGtaagcagcaacaacaacaacaacaacaacaacaacaacaacaacaacaacaacaacaacaacaacaacaacaacaacaacaacaacaacaacaaattgcCCAACCACCTCCACCACAATCGATTACTTCACCACAAACAATTtcagcaaataataatatcttaACAACCCCATTATCAAGCCAACCTACTCAATCACTTGAAACTCCATCAACTATTAAACCACCTTTACTTTCTAGAAGGGTTTCTGATATT atttattcaaaaaatgaaacaaatttaaatattaaagaaccaattcattcaaaagatattattCCAACCCCATTAGAAACAAATGTTGGGGGTGGTGGCGgtgaaattacaaaaaaagtGGTTGGAAGTGaagaaaatttattatcatcatcatctgaaGAAGAAACCCTTTCAACATCAGAAGAACATGATGAATATACTACGAGTACTAGTGGAGAGgatgaagaagaggatgaggatgatgataACATTTACAACACAAACCATTATGAAATTAGTgagagaaaattaaaaaataaacgtCCATTCAAAAAAACACATGTTCATCACTCCCTATCTGCAAATTCACCACTTTCTCGTAAACCTTACGAGTCACctgtatttttattagaCCCAAGACTAAATGATTTG aaaacaTCTAGTGAcgaatatattttaaagagg ccaTTAGTTAGATCAAAAAGTTTTAGTCCAAACAAAGAAGAggaacaaattaaaaaagaaccATATAGAAAATTAGCAAGATCATTTTCAGAGATACCATCTGTTAAATTGATTGAAGACCATAACGATGATAGTCAAATGGCAATGTGTAGAATTTGTGAAGAACCAATTCATTCATCGTTATTAGAGGATCATTCTAAAATATGTGCAATGGCAAATGAAGAAGATATGAAAGCCATGAATGTTGATGATCATTTAAGAGCTGTTGCAAAGATTTTATTAACAAGATCAAATGATATTCCACACGAAAAAAGA aAAATGATTATAGAATTAAGAGAAATTGCATTATTTGCAGTTGAAAAtggaattaaagaaaatttaaaaatgattcatATTAtgaatgatattattaaaaattttgatccAAAAGATGATAATAGAGAATTGgcaataaaaattcaaagttTAATCTCTGATAAAGTAAATGCATTGAAAAGAGCCGATGATGTAATTAATTCTTCACCAAGAATTTTTAGAACTAATTCACcaagaattttaaaatcaccaaGAGAAGAAGAATTATCTCAAACTCCATTAGGCGGTAGATTAAGATCTGATTCTGATCCTGTTCATCAAAct caAATTGAATATAAACCAAAAGGTGTACCAACTATATcagattttgaatttattaaaccaATTACAAAAGGTGGATATGGAAAAGTATTTTTAGCTAAAAAGATTAGAACTGGTGATATTTATGCAATAAAGAGATTAAAGAAATCTGATATGATAAAGAAGAACCAATTGGATCATGTCAAAGTTGAAAGAAATATTTTAGCCTATACAAGTAATCCATTTGTTGTAAAGATgtattattcatttcaaacaaaggaatattattatttggttatGGAATATTTACAAGGTGGTGATTGCTTTTCATTATTACAAATGTTAGGGTCAATGGATGAAAATATGGCAAAAATGATCATTGCAGAGACTGTCTTGGCATTAGAATATTTACATAGTCATGGTATTGTTCATCGTGATGTTAAACCtgataatcttttaataGATAAGAAAGGCCATATAAAATTAACAGATTTTGGTCTTAGTAAGGTTGGATTATTAGATAGACAAACTGTTGTACCACCTTCTTATTTTAGTCCAACTTTATCtggtaaaaataatcaatcatcatcatcatcatcagtatCAAATATTGGTGGTTCTAATACTATTGGTTCAAATATTAGTAGtacaaataacaataacaataacaacaatacaACTGGAGCAACGATGGTAGGTGGTCATGTTATTAATACTGAAACTCCAATTCCAAGCAATACTGCAATACCAgcaaagaaagaaaagaaattattatcattagcTCAATCTAAGTCATTATTTTCAGCATCATCTTCACCATCAATTccttcattaaatttattgaataGTGATAAACCAATATCTCCAATGATGATGGGTGTAAAAGGATttataccaccaccaccaattaatcaacaaccaatttcaaatattcctacaactactacaactacaaccactACAACTACTGGTCAACAatctcaacaacaatctcaacaacaacaacaaacaacaccaccattaccaccacatAATATACATAGAAAATTAAGTTGTGTTGGTACACCAGATTATTTAGCACCTGAAATTCTTTTAGGAATTGGTCATGGTGCATCAGCTGATTGGTTTTCATTAGGTGTTATACTTTATGAATTTCTTTGTGGAGTTTCTCCATTTAATGGTTCAAGTGTTCAAGAaacttttcaaaatattcttCAAAGAAATATTTCTTGGCCTGAAGATATGAGTCCTGAAGCAAgagatttaattgataaattgtTAGCTTTAGACCCAAGACAAAGATTAGGTTTTAATGGTgctgaagaaattaaatctcatccattctttaaatcaataaattggAAAACAATTTTAACTCAAGAACCATACTTTAAACCAAAGATTGAAAATCTCCAAGATACAAGTTACTTTGATCcaagaaaagaaatttataaagTTTCTGATGATTTCGCTGAATCTTGTAAACCTTTtgttcaaaatcaaaatcaaaataaggAATCTTCCACTATTTTAACAACTTCACCTCCATCAACTTCTTCCACTACTGCAACTGCAACTgcaacaacatcaaatttAGATTCAATTACAATCAATCAAAATACAAATGCAAATTTTGATGACTTTTTATATGTAAACTTTCAAAGTCTtttggaattaaataaaaattatttagcaGAAGCAAAACCCTTTAATTCAAATCATAGAAGAAGAAATtcaacttaa